In Egicoccus sp. AB-alg6-2, a genomic segment contains:
- a CDS encoding anthranilate synthase component I family protein: MNTAGTGWRGDLLLLDVPRPPRTRNGAVDLDALLRACGPADLFESAGDGGWSYVVPHGEHRLEDDGARTRWVGPDGATDEGSDPFAALERWCARLGIVPEAPVPGGSDLPAFTGGFAGALAYDLGHRVEHLPRRLPDDRGTAHLWLTLAETVVAVPPDRSRAVVLARDLLSGRAHLEARVRTHLAAIDGSRPAAHVPRPRTPPPVTSSLGHEAHLAAIRAVLEHIAAGEVFQVNLTQRLTTRWDDDLPGLYQALRRESPALFGAALPAIGVASISPETFLAVDGTRVTTRPIKGTRPRHPDPTLDAALADDLATSVKDRAENVMVVDMERNDLGRVCRPGTVQVPELTVVEAHPTVWHLVSTVTGELRPQVGYGELLRATFPCGSITGAPKIAAMGLIERLETVRRGWYCGAVGFLSPGAARLSVAIRTATLHDDGRVDYGAGGGIVADSDPVDERRESFDKAAAFLRAVGADQEIRT, from the coding sequence GTGAACACGGCCGGTACGGGCTGGCGGGGCGACCTGCTGCTCCTCGACGTCCCACGTCCACCGCGTACGCGCAACGGTGCGGTCGACCTCGATGCCCTCCTGCGTGCCTGCGGACCGGCCGACCTGTTCGAGTCGGCGGGAGACGGCGGGTGGTCGTACGTGGTGCCGCACGGCGAGCACCGTCTCGAGGACGACGGCGCGCGCACCCGGTGGGTCGGCCCGGACGGCGCCACCGACGAGGGGTCGGATCCGTTCGCGGCGCTCGAGCGCTGGTGCGCGCGGCTCGGCATCGTGCCGGAGGCCCCGGTGCCGGGGGGTTCCGACCTGCCGGCTTTCACCGGCGGGTTCGCCGGCGCGCTGGCCTACGACCTCGGGCACCGCGTCGAGCACCTGCCGCGGCGGCTGCCCGACGACCGTGGGACCGCACACCTGTGGCTGACGCTGGCCGAGACCGTGGTCGCCGTTCCACCCGACCGGTCCCGGGCGGTCGTGCTGGCCCGGGACCTCCTGAGCGGACGCGCCCACCTCGAAGCGCGCGTCCGGACGCACCTGGCAGCAATCGACGGCTCCCGACCCGCGGCGCACGTGCCGCGGCCACGCACGCCGCCACCGGTGACCAGCAGCCTCGGGCACGAGGCCCATCTCGCCGCCATCCGGGCGGTGCTCGAGCACATCGCCGCCGGCGAGGTGTTCCAGGTCAACCTGACTCAGCGGCTGACGACGCGATGGGACGATGACCTGCCCGGGCTCTACCAGGCGCTGCGCCGCGAGTCGCCGGCCCTCTTCGGTGCCGCGCTGCCGGCCATCGGCGTGGCCTCGATCTCGCCCGAGACCTTCCTCGCCGTCGACGGGACGCGGGTGACGACCCGACCGATCAAGGGCACCCGGCCGCGCCACCCCGATCCGACGCTGGACGCCGCACTCGCCGACGACCTCGCCACGTCCGTCAAGGACCGGGCGGAGAACGTCATGGTGGTGGACATGGAGCGCAACGACCTCGGCCGCGTCTGCCGGCCCGGCACCGTGCAGGTGCCCGAGTTGACCGTCGTGGAGGCCCACCCGACCGTGTGGCACCTGGTGTCCACCGTCACCGGCGAACTGCGCCCACAGGTCGGGTACGGCGAGCTGTTGCGCGCGACCTTTCCCTGCGGCTCCATCACCGGCGCCCCCAAGATCGCGGCCATGGGCCTCATCGAACGTCTCGAGACCGTCCGTCGTGGTTGGTACTGCGGCGCCGTCGGGTTCCTCTCGCCCGGCGCCGCACGCTTGTCGGTCGCCATCCGGACCGCGACCCTGCACGACGACGGACGCGTCGACTACGGCGCCGGCGGCGGCATCGTGGCCGACTCCGATCCCGTCGACGAGCGCCGTGAGAGCTTCGACAAGGCGGCCGCCTTCCTGCGCGCCGTCGGCGCCGACCAGGAGATTCGGACATGA
- a CDS encoding aminotransferase class IV, with product MKAPLRVWIDGTLVAADRAVVSVFDRGFRNGEGVFETFRAYGAHVFRLDQHLERALAGARELGFDAGPRERLHEAVASTARANLDALDGQDSALRLTISAGAIDPDAPFPGRATGEPTVVVTSHRLALDPRRTEVGVTAVTVPLARELPHVKAVSYLVAVTARRRAREEGADEALLTTPSGDVLEGAGSNLFAVVDGTLVTPPTDAGLLAGVTRAVVLEAAGRLGIAADTRPLRVDELVRADEAFLTATTREVVPLVGLDGRALGDGRPGPVTARLIAGYRDIVEEERRTAR from the coding sequence ATGAAGGCACCGCTGCGGGTGTGGATCGACGGCACGCTCGTCGCCGCCGACCGGGCCGTGGTGTCGGTCTTCGACCGCGGCTTCCGCAACGGTGAGGGGGTCTTCGAGACGTTCCGTGCCTACGGTGCCCACGTCTTCCGGCTCGACCAGCACCTCGAACGCGCCCTGGCCGGGGCTCGAGAGCTCGGGTTCGACGCGGGGCCCCGCGAGCGCCTGCACGAGGCGGTCGCGTCGACGGCCAGGGCGAACCTCGACGCGTTGGACGGCCAGGACTCTGCACTGCGCCTGACGATCTCGGCGGGAGCGATCGACCCGGACGCCCCGTTCCCGGGCCGGGCCACCGGCGAGCCGACCGTCGTGGTCACCTCCCATCGCCTCGCGCTCGATCCGCGGCGGACCGAAGTCGGCGTCACCGCGGTCACGGTGCCGCTGGCGCGGGAGTTGCCCCACGTGAAGGCGGTGTCCTACCTCGTCGCCGTGACCGCCCGCCGCCGGGCCCGCGAGGAGGGCGCCGACGAGGCGTTGTTGACGACCCCGAGCGGCGACGTCCTCGAGGGTGCCGGTTCCAACCTGTTCGCCGTCGTGGACGGGACCCTGGTCACGCCACCGACGGACGCCGGGCTGCTCGCCGGGGTCACGCGCGCCGTCGTCCTCGAGGCTGCCGGCCGCCTCGGCATCGCCGCCGACACGCGGCCGCTGCGTGTGGACGAGCTGGTCCGGGCCGACGAGGCGTTCCTGACCGCGACCACCCGCGAGGTCGTGCCCCTCGTCGGGCTGGACGGCCGTGCGCTCGGCGACGGACGACCCGGACCGGTCACCGCACGCCTCATCGCCGGCTACCGCGACATCGTCGAGGAGGAGCGTCGTACGGCACGGTGA
- the npdG gene encoding NADPH-dependent F420 reductase: MEIGIVGGTGALGRGLARRWLVAGVDVRLGSRDAAKGAAAAEELRTELPDAAGAVVGVDNLGAAEADVVVLAVPYEGLDEVLGPLTSAVSGRIVVSAVNPLAFDAEGPYNEPVAAGSVAQALAASLSRAKLVAAFHSVSSRELARLEQPMDDDVPVVGDDEEAVATVVDLANRIEGVRAYSAGPLRMSGPLETLTALIISVNKRHKAHVGLRLSRLTPR; this comes from the coding sequence GTGGAGATCGGGATCGTCGGGGGCACCGGGGCCCTCGGGCGCGGACTGGCCCGCCGCTGGCTCGTGGCCGGCGTGGACGTCCGGCTCGGCTCGCGCGACGCCGCGAAGGGGGCGGCCGCGGCCGAGGAGTTGCGGACCGAGTTGCCGGACGCCGCTGGCGCCGTGGTCGGTGTCGACAACCTCGGCGCCGCCGAAGCGGACGTCGTCGTGCTCGCGGTTCCCTACGAGGGCCTCGACGAGGTCCTCGGACCGCTGACGTCTGCGGTGTCCGGGCGCATCGTGGTGAGCGCGGTCAACCCGCTCGCGTTCGACGCCGAGGGTCCCTACAACGAGCCCGTGGCAGCGGGCAGCGTCGCCCAGGCCCTGGCGGCCAGCCTGTCACGAGCGAAGCTCGTCGCGGCGTTCCACAGCGTCTCGAGCCGCGAACTCGCCCGCCTCGAACAGCCGATGGACGACGACGTGCCGGTGGTCGGCGACGACGAGGAGGCGGTGGCCACCGTGGTCGACCTGGCCAACCGCATCGAGGGCGTCCGCGCCTACAGCGCGGGCCCGCTGCGCATGTCCGGACCGCTCGAGACCCTCACGGCGTTGATCATCTCGGTCAACAAGCGCCACAAGGCCCACGTCGGCCTGCGGTTGTCCCGCCTCACCCCTCGCTAA
- a CDS encoding alpha/beta fold hydrolase, whose amino-acid sequence MAREPDAELRWHRTTLEGRVAVYGEAGDGPPLVFLHGWGLSARSYARALPGIAASGWRVLAPALPGFGRSEALAGAYTFEKLANWVDELLDHAGVEEPAAFVGHSFGGGVAVATAWYHPERARSITLVNSIGGSVWKAGERNDRLLADRPLWDWGLRLPREFGRRDYRRVLPVVLRDLVGNAVTNPSAVWRAGELARNADLREELATLAARGLPVTILWGSADKVVPEATFLAMCEAAGAPGDIVTDAGHSWLLADPDGFGELLTNSLTVRRTLSERTRP is encoded by the coding sequence GTGGCGCGCGAGCCCGACGCGGAACTGCGGTGGCACCGCACGACGCTCGAGGGTCGCGTCGCCGTCTACGGCGAGGCCGGCGACGGCCCACCGTTGGTCTTCCTGCACGGCTGGGGGTTGTCGGCACGGTCCTACGCGCGGGCGCTGCCCGGCATCGCCGCCAGTGGCTGGCGTGTCCTCGCGCCCGCCCTCCCCGGATTCGGACGCAGCGAGGCGCTCGCCGGCGCGTACACGTTCGAGAAGTTGGCGAACTGGGTCGACGAGTTGCTCGACCACGCGGGCGTCGAGGAACCGGCCGCGTTCGTCGGGCACTCCTTCGGCGGAGGTGTCGCGGTCGCGACCGCCTGGTACCACCCCGAGCGCGCCCGGTCGATCACCCTGGTGAACTCGATCGGGGGGTCGGTCTGGAAGGCAGGTGAGCGCAACGATCGGCTCCTGGCCGACCGTCCGCTGTGGGACTGGGGCCTGCGCCTCCCGCGCGAATTCGGGCGCCGCGACTACCGCCGCGTGTTACCCGTCGTCCTGCGCGACCTCGTCGGCAACGCCGTCACCAACCCCAGCGCCGTCTGGCGTGCCGGCGAACTGGCGCGCAACGCCGATCTGCGCGAGGAACTGGCCACGCTCGCCGCCCGCGGCCTGCCGGTCACGATCCTGTGGGGTTCGGCGGACAAGGTGGTTCCCGAAGCGACCTTCCTCGCGATGTGCGAGGCCGCCGGCGCCCCCGGCGACATCGTCACCGATGCCGGCCACTCGTGGCTGCTCGCCGACCCGGACGGCTTCGGCGAACTGCTCACGAACTCGTTGACGGTGCGCCGCACCCTCTCGGAGCGCACGCGACCATGA
- a CDS encoding L-aspartate oxidase — MTTPPPPPAPTPRPGPPGPPDIVDDRVRTDVVVVGAGVAGLYAAARLPDHLDVVVVDKGVPGGDSGSSPWAQGGLAVAIGADDSPQLHAQDTRLAGDGLCDPVAVDLLTREAPGHVRELLRMGAEFDRVAGELGSHDPRHLDLAREGGQRVPRSVHRADATGAELVRVLRAAAATKVSRLPGIVLSLARDGAHRVTGLWVLVEGRIVAVEARAVLLATGGCGGLFAATTNPAHATGDGVSLALGVGAAVRDLEFVQFHPTGLAVAGTWRFLLTEALRGAGATLHDADGKRFLLDRHPDAELAPRHVVAKAILDQDGGTAWLDATHLSEQQFAHEFPTVLGGARRYGFDLATERVPVTPAAHYQVGGVRTDLDGRTSVHGLYAAGEVASTGIHGANRMAGNSLTEALVFGARTAQAITADLPRRQGDLGAPPTAGAGNTSATESLRTRLREAMLTGAGPVRTEAGLAAVASELEELSAELGAPGEHHDGVELWHALRVSRLLVRAARLRTESRGGHWRADHPASDPAWHQVHLEHVTG, encoded by the coding sequence ATGACGACCCCACCGCCTCCGCCCGCGCCGACCCCACGGCCCGGGCCGCCCGGCCCGCCCGACATCGTCGACGACCGGGTCCGCACCGATGTGGTCGTCGTCGGCGCCGGCGTCGCCGGGCTGTATGCGGCCGCCCGCCTCCCCGACCACCTCGACGTCGTGGTGGTCGACAAGGGCGTACCCGGGGGCGACTCGGGTTCCTCGCCGTGGGCGCAGGGCGGTCTCGCGGTCGCGATCGGCGCCGACGACAGCCCGCAACTGCACGCGCAGGACACACGGTTGGCCGGTGACGGCCTCTGCGATCCGGTCGCCGTCGACCTGCTCACCCGCGAGGCGCCCGGTCACGTCCGTGAACTGCTGCGGATGGGTGCCGAGTTCGACCGCGTGGCCGGCGAACTCGGCAGTCACGATCCCCGCCATCTCGATCTGGCCCGCGAGGGCGGGCAGCGGGTCCCCCGTTCCGTACACCGCGCCGATGCGACCGGCGCGGAACTGGTACGCGTGCTGCGGGCCGCGGCGGCGACGAAGGTGTCGCGGCTGCCCGGCATCGTGCTGAGCCTGGCACGCGACGGCGCCCACCGGGTCACCGGCCTGTGGGTGCTCGTCGAGGGACGGATCGTCGCGGTCGAGGCACGCGCGGTCCTGCTGGCCACCGGCGGTTGCGGCGGCCTGTTCGCCGCGACGACCAACCCGGCGCACGCCACCGGCGACGGGGTATCGCTCGCGCTGGGGGTGGGCGCCGCGGTTCGCGACCTCGAATTCGTCCAGTTCCACCCCACCGGCCTCGCCGTCGCCGGCACGTGGCGATTCCTGCTGACCGAGGCGCTGCGGGGCGCGGGCGCCACCCTGCACGACGCCGACGGCAAGCGCTTCCTCCTCGATCGCCATCCCGATGCGGAACTGGCGCCCCGCCACGTGGTCGCGAAGGCGATCCTGGACCAGGACGGCGGCACCGCCTGGCTCGACGCCACCCACCTCTCGGAACAGCAGTTCGCCCACGAGTTCCCCACCGTGCTCGGCGGGGCACGCCGCTACGGCTTCGACCTCGCCACCGAACGGGTACCGGTGACGCCGGCGGCGCATTACCAGGTCGGCGGGGTCCGCACCGACCTCGACGGACGCACATCGGTGCACGGGCTCTATGCCGCCGGCGAGGTCGCCTCGACCGGCATCCACGGCGCCAACCGCATGGCCGGGAACTCCCTCACCGAGGCGCTCGTGTTCGGGGCTCGGACGGCCCAGGCGATCACGGCCGACCTTCCCAGGCGTCAGGGCGACCTCGGTGCGCCGCCGACTGCCGGAGCGGGCAACACCAGCGCGACCGAGTCGCTGCGCACCCGCCTGCGCGAGGCGATGCTGACGGGCGCGGGTCCCGTACGGACCGAGGCCGGGCTCGCGGCCGTCGCGTCGGAACTCGAAGAGTTGTCGGCGGAACTGGGTGCGCCCGGCGAGCACCACGACGGCGTCGAGTTGTGGCACGCGTTGCGGGTGTCGCGTCTGCTGGTGCGGGCCGCGCGTCTGCGGACCGAGTCTCGGGGAGGTCATTGGCGCGCGGACCACCCGGCCAGCGATCCGGCCTGGCACCAGGTCCACCTCGAGCATGTGACCGGCTGA